A segment of the bacterium genome:
CGGCGGACCGCGACGCCGTCCACCGGCCGCGCGGTGTACGGCGCCCAGGTGAGGACGCTCGCGTCCCATCGCGCGGCGTCGAACCGCCTAAGCATCGACAGCAGGTGGTTGCCCGTCCCGCCGCCCAGGTCTCCGAGCAGATAGAGCAGCCGCCGCGGCGCCGCTTCGCCGTTCATCGCGCGCTCCGTCCGCGCGCCGCGCGCACCGCCTCGACGAGACGCCGCGTCGCGTCGTCGATCAGGGCGAACGCCGCGGCGAACCGCTCCGGCGGACCGCCGTAGGGGTCGGCGATCGCGGCGACCGGCGGCGACGCCAGCGCGCCGAGCAGGTGAATCCGCCGCCGCGCGTCGCCGCGACGCCGGCGGACCGCGCGACGCTGCCACGGCTCCATCACGAAGTAGATCGTGCCGGGGCTGTCGGAGAGCGCGCCGAGCGGCGTCGCGCGGTGGGCCGACAGGTCGAGGCCGCGCTCCCGCGCGGCGACGACCGCGGCGCCGGGCGGCGCCGCGCCGGCCGTCGCGTGCAGCCCCGCCGAAGCCACGGAGCACTCGGGAAGCATTTCCGCGCAGCGCGCGGCGGCGTAGGCGCTGCGGCAGATGTTGCCGAAGCAGACGAAGACCAGCCGCTCCGGCGGGGCGGCGAACCGGGGCGGCCGCGGCGGCGCGACGCGGTCCCGCAGCGCGCACTCCCAACGCCGGAGACGCCGCCGCAGCGCGGCCTCGAACGAGGCGAGCGCCCCGCCGCGCAGGCTCGGATGGTCCTGCGGCCCGTTCATCGGCGGCGACGCGCCGCGCCGAACAGCCAGCGGCGGCATTCGTGGAGAAACGGACGCGGATCGTCGCGGCGGAGCGTGTCGAAGTCGAGCGCGCGTCCCTGGCGCGTGCGGCGCAGGTCCCGCAGCGCCGCCGGCAGCGCCGCGGCGCCGCCGCGGCGAAGGCGGATGAGGAAGTGATCGAGGTCGCCGAGCAGCCACCAGAGGCGCACGTTCCAAATCGGCGCCGGCGGCGCCGCCGCCGCGCCGAGCAGTTCCTGCTCCAGCCACAGCCGCGGGAAGTCGATCCCCGCGGCGACGGCGAGCTGCATCGAGCCCCAGAAGCGGCCGTTGATCTCCATCAGCCACGCCCGCCCGTCGGTCGGGTCGCGCTTGAACTCGACCATCGCGACGCCGCTCCAGCGCAGCGCCGCCAGCAGCCGTCGCGCGTGCTCGAGCAGCGCCGGGTCGGGCGGCGCCGCCTCGCAGAGCGTGCTCACGCCTCCCCAGGGCGGCTTCTCGCGCAGCCGCCGATGGGCGAAGGCGCACGAGACCTCGCCGTCGCGGGCGAGCAGGAAGACGCCGCATCCCTCGCCCGGCACGAGCCGCTGCGCCAGAAACGGCCGTTCCGCGAAGGCGCCGTCGCGGCGCAGCGCCGCGCGCAGCTCTCCGCGGTCCCGCACGATCGCCACGGACGCGCCGCGCCAACGCCCGTCGGCGAGATAGCGCGAGCGCGCCGGCTTGAGGACCAACGGGAAGCCGAGCCGCTCGAGCCGCGGATCGTCCTCGAGGCCGGGTCCGCCTTCGAAGCCATCGGGGACCGGCACGCCGAGTTCCGCGGCGAGCGCCATCAGCCGGACCTTGTCGTGGGCGAGATCGAGCGCCTCGGCCGGCGGCGCGACGAGCTTCGTCCCCCGCGGCAGCGCGTCGCCGTGCTGCCTGAGCGCGGCGGTCGGCACGTCGGCCGCGGGCAGGACCGCCGCGGCGCCGTGCTCCGCCGCGGCGCGGCCGACCGCCGCGGCGAACTCGCGCGGCTCGTCCTCCGGCGACGGATGCAGGAAGCGCTTCGCGGCGAAGCGCGACGCCCAGCCGACTCCCCCGCCCCGCGGCGCGCCGGCGACGATCGCGCAGCCGCGACGCCCCAACGAGCGGATCGCCGTCAGCGACGCCCTCGTCGTCGCGTCGGGCACGACGACGCAGGTTCCGGCGAGGGGATCGCTCACCGCGCCGTCGGCGTCCAAGCGACCAGCTTCTCGCGGCGCGCCCAGCGGAGCCACGCGACGAGGATCGACAGGTTGACGAGGACGAAGTAGTGCGCGGCGCGCGCCGGCCGGAAGCCCAGCAGCCGCGGAAAGAAGGTCGCCGCCGCGCTGTAGGCGTAGAGCGCGGCCTGCAGCGCGAAGAGCGCGGCGAACGTCGGCGAGCCCGGCGCCGACGCGGCGCTCGCGCCCAGCGCCGCGAGGAGGGCGAACGGAACGAGCCAACGGCAGAGCTTGTGCGAGACGAGCTGCCACCAGAACAGCGGCGCGCGGAACGGGTTGACGCGCGGGAACTCGGCGAAGAACGCGGTGAGTCCGCGCAGCACCGTGCGTACCTTGCGCTGCAGTTCCGCGCCGGGGCGGGCGACGTCCTCGTAGTAGCCGAACGCCCCCTCGCCCTGCACCGCGCGCAGTCCGAGGCGCGAGGCCGCGATGACCGAACGGAAGTCGCTGGGGAGACGGTCGGAGAAGTCGTTGCACACTTCGCGCCGCACGGCGAAGAACGAGCCGCTCATGCCGACGAGCGAGCCGGCGTTCGTCTCGAGGCGCCGCAGGAACATCTCGTACCGCACGTAGAGTCCCTCGCCCGCGGGACGTCCGTCGCGCGTCACGAAGCGGTCGATCGAGCTCACGCAGCCGATCCGCGGGTCGGCGAACGGGCGGACGATCGCGGCGACGCCGTTTGCGTCGAGCCGCGTGCCGACGTCGGTGAAGACGATCACCTCCCCCGTCGCTTCCGCCAACGCCGCCTTCTGCGCCGCCTCCTTGCCGCCGCGCGCGGCGAGCCGGACGAGGCGCACGCCCCGCGCCGCGTACTCGCGCTCGACCAGCGCCGGTCCGTCGTCGGCGGAGGCGTCGTCGGCGACGATGATCTCCAGCCGCTCCGGCGGATAGTCCTGCGCGAGCGTGTTGTCGAGCTTGGCGCGCAGCCGCGCCGCGCCGTCGTGGACGGCGACGATCACGGAGACGCGCGGTTCGACGCGGCCCGACGGCGGCCGGCGGCGGCGCAGCGCCCCCAGCGCGCCCAAGACGGCGGGGTAGCCGACGTAGGCGTAGGCGACGAGCAGGGCGGCGAGGCAGAAGACGATCGCCGGCATCGGATCAACCGTTCCGTTCCGCGCCGGCTTGTTCCTTCTTCCGCTGGTAGTAGCGGGAGTAGTAGTAGTGGTAGTGCGAGCGGCCGTCCACGATGTTCGGCGCGAGGTCGTTCAGGACGACGCCGAGAACGCGCGTCCCCTCCAGCAGCGCCAGCGTCTCGGAGTACAGCTCCACCGGCGTCACGCCGGCCCTGGCGACGACCAGCACGCCGTCGGACAGGCGGCCGAGGGCGGTCGCGTCGCCGAACGGCGTCACCGGCGGCGTGTCCACGACGATCCAGTCGAACCGCTCCCGCAGGCGGACGAAGAGCCCGCGGCATTCCTCGGAGTCCATCAGCGCCGCCGCGTCCCGCGCCGCGCGGCCGCGCGGCATGATCCGCAGCGGGCTCTCGCGCAGGGAGACGATCGCGCCGTCGAGGTGCATGCGGATCTGCAGGACGTCGGCGAGGCCGCGCGACGGCGGCGGCGAGAGCCACGCCGTCGGCTCGGCCCGCCGCAGGTCCGCGTCCACGAGCAGCACGCGCTCGCCGTTGCGGGCGCCGAGCGCCAGCGCGAGGTTGAGCGCGACGAACGACTTCCCCTCTCCCGGCAGCGCGCTCGTGACCACGACGACGCGGGAGGACCCGCCGCTCTCCGCGACGAGGAGCGAGGCGAGGCGCTGGAAGCTCTCCGCGTTGGGGTCGGCGAGCGGCGCGCCGAGCAGGACCTCCGGCGCGCGGACGAGTTCGTAGGGCGCGCCGGCGCGATCCGGCGGGACGGCGGAGGAGGGCGACTTCGCGCCCGTCGTGACGTTCTCTCTCAACGGCGTGCTCGCCATGGCGCGTCAGCGGGGAAACGCGACCGCCGCGAGCGCCAGGAGCGCGACGGAAGCGACAGTGACCAAGGCGGCGAGCCAGCGACGGACGCGCCGCTGCCGCCGCGCGGTCTGCGTCTCGACCCGGCCGACGACGACGAGCACCGGCACGGACGACGCGGCGCGCAACCCTTGCCGCGAGCGGATGCGCGGCTGCAGGAACGTTCCGACGACCAGCGGCCCGACGCAGAGCACGAGCCCGGCCATGACGCTGAACGGGAAGACGATCATCGGCGAGGGGCTGATCGGGAAGAGCGGCGGGATCGCCCGCTCGATCACCTGGAACTGCTCCCCTTGGCGCGCCTGCTCGACCTTGTGCGTGCCGCGCGCGTTCTCGAGGCTCGTCTGGTAGTTCTTGTAGCGCTCCTGCAGGACGTCGTAACCCTTCGTCAGCTCGGCGAACTGCTGCTCGACCCGCGGCGCGCTTTCCAGCCGCTGGTTGAGCCGCGCGAGGTCGGCCCGGATCTGCTCGCGCTCGCGCTTCAGCCGCTCGATCTCGCGCGCCGAGCCGGCGACCTGCGCCGCGAGCGGCTCGCCGGCGAGCGACGACGACGCCTCGCCGCCCGACGCGGCCGGCGCCGGCTGCGCGGCGAGCGCCTCGTCCAGTTCCTTCGACTTGGCGCGCACCGCCGGATGGGCGTCCGTGTAGCGCGCGCGCAGATCGGCGAGTTCGCGCCGCAGACGGGCCGTGCGCGCCTCGGGCGTCTCCGCGTTGTCGGCCGGCGTCGCGGAGGGAAGGGGAAGCGACGAGGCCAGCGCCTTCTGCGCGGTCAGCAGTTCGTACCGGTTCTGCTCCTGCGCGAGGGCCCGCTCGGTCGCTTCGAGGTCGCGGCGCCGCCCCTCGAGAAGCTGCAGGTTCGGCTCGCGCTGGTCGCTCAGTTCGTAGAGGTGCTGCGACTTGAACGAGGCGATCGCCTGCTCCTGACGCTCGAGCTGCGCCCGCGCTTCGTCGGCGAGGCTTTCCAGGACGGTGGTCGTGGTCTCCGCCTGCGCCGTGCGGAGCTTGACGTTCTCCTCGATGAACAGAGAGGCGAGCATGTTCACCGCCGCGGCCGCCCGCTGCGGGTCGGCGTCGCGGTAGGCGAGGCCGAAGACCCCCGCGCCGCGCTGGGCGTCGAAGCGGATGACCGAGGCCTCGAGGCGCGAGGTGATCGCCCCCAGCCAGTGCTCGCGCTCGGCGCGCGCCTCGTCCACGCCGTAGATCTCCGACGCGACCTTGAGCAGGTAGGGACGGCTCAGCACCGACTCGCGCAGCGACGCGACGCGCATCGAGATGTCGTCCGGCGTCTGGTTCCGCACGAACTCCAGCGGCAGCCGCGACGGGGCGACGAAGATCTTGGTCTCCGCCTCGTAGGTGCGCGGCAGGAAACGCATCGCGGCGCGCCCGCCGGCGAAGCCCAGCGCGAGCCCCAGCAGCATGAGCCACCACGAGCGGGCGATGCGCTCGAACGTCTCCGCCAGCAGGACGGTCTTCTGCCTTCCGTTCATCGGGGTGCAATCCCCCCCTTTCGGCGCGCCGCGGGCCGCGACGGGCAGTCGGAATTTACGGGGAACTCGAACCCGCGCCACGAAAGCCATGTCCGATGCGGCGCGGAATTCGGTCTCGTCGCGCGGCCGGCGGCGGGCGGCGCTCCGGGGCGCCGAGCGAGGGACGGTTTGCGCCGGCCATTCCCGGCTCGGCGGCGAGGCCCGCCGGAACCCATTCCGCAGACCGACGCCGGGCGCGGTCGGCGGCGGCGCGGGCCCTCAATTAACGCCCCGGATGGGGGCGCCCTCGGGATAAACTGTTGTAACTTAGGTCCACTTCGAGAGGATGCAGGGGGTCGCGACGGATCGCCTCGGCGGCAGGTCGGGGCGGGACGTTTCGCCTTAGTTTCATTTTGGGAGAAGACGCATGGACGACGAAGGGATCGGCGGGCTCCCCCGCCCGGATGCCGTCAAGGGCATTTTGGCCGCCATGCAGCAGGACAACCCGGAGATCGCCGGGTGCGCCCTGCTCTCGGACGACGGGCTGATGATCGAGTGCCTTCTGCCCGACTCGCTCGAGGAGGGGTTCATCCAAGGGATGGCGGCGATGCTCGCCAGCGTCGGCGAAAGAACGTCGAACGAGATGGGCCTCGGGCCGATGGAGCAGATCATCGTGCGCGGCCGGGACGGGTTCGCCGTGATGGTCGGCGCGGCCGAAAAGACCTATCTCTTGGTCATCACGTCGTCGACGGCGAAACTGGGCTTGGCTCTCCTCGACGCGACCCGGGCCGCGGCCGAGATTAGAAAGAAGATGTAGCCATGGCTTCCAACTCTTCATCCCGACGGCGCGCGCCGCGCCCACAAGCGAGCGGGAGGAACACGATGCCTGTCAGACTTTCGGTGGTCAGCCAGAAGGGTGGTGCGGGTAAGACGACGGTGGTGCTCAACTTGGGCCTCGCGCTGGCCAAGCGGCACCGCGTCCTGATCGTCGATCTCGATCCGCAGGGCGGGATCGCCCTGTCGCTCGCCAAGCCGGACCAAGCGTGGGCCGGCCTCGCCGAGCTGCTCATGGGGAGCGCCTCGATCGACCAGGCGATCATCCAGACCAAGGAAGGGAACCTGTCGATCCTCTCCCGCGGCCGCCTCGATCCGGCGGACGTCTGCGAGTTCGAGCTCGCGCTCCAT
Coding sequences within it:
- a CDS encoding protein tyrosine phosphatase, translated to MNGPQDHPSLRGGALASFEAALRRRLRRWECALRDRVAPPRPPRFAAPPERLVFVCFGNICRSAYAAARCAEMLPECSVASAGLHATAGAAPPGAAVVAARERGLDLSAHRATPLGALSDSPGTIYFVMEPWQRRAVRRRRGDARRRIHLLGALASPPVAAIADPYGGPPERFAAAFALIDDATRRLVEAVRAARGRSAR
- a CDS encoding ATP-grasp domain-containing protein, which gives rise to MDADGAVSDPLAGTCVVVPDATTRASLTAIRSLGRRGCAIVAGAPRGGGVGWASRFAAKRFLHPSPEDEPREFAAAVGRAAAEHGAAAVLPAADVPTAALRQHGDALPRGTKLVAPPAEALDLAHDKVRLMALAAELGVPVPDGFEGGPGLEDDPRLERLGFPLVLKPARSRYLADGRWRGASVAIVRDRGELRAALRRDGAFAERPFLAQRLVPGEGCGVFLLARDGEVSCAFAHRRLREKPPWGGVSTLCEAAPPDPALLEHARRLLAALRWSGVAMVEFKRDPTDGRAWLMEINGRFWGSMQLAVAAGIDFPRLWLEQELLGAAAAPPAPIWNVRLWWLLGDLDHFLIRLRRGGAAALPAALRDLRRTRQGRALDFDTLRRDDPRPFLHECRRWLFGAARRRR
- a CDS encoding glycosyltransferase, yielding MPAIVFCLAALLVAYAYVGYPAVLGALGALRRRRPPSGRVEPRVSVIVAVHDGAARLRAKLDNTLAQDYPPERLEIIVADDASADDGPALVEREYAARGVRLVRLAARGGKEAAQKAALAEATGEVIVFTDVGTRLDANGVAAIVRPFADPRIGCVSSIDRFVTRDGRPAGEGLYVRYEMFLRRLETNAGSLVGMSGSFFAVRREVCNDFSDRLPSDFRSVIAASRLGLRAVQGEGAFGYYEDVARPGAELQRKVRTVLRGLTAFFAEFPRVNPFRAPLFWWQLVSHKLCRWLVPFALLAALGASAASAPGSPTFAALFALQAALYAYSAAATFFPRLLGFRPARAAHYFVLVNLSILVAWLRWARREKLVAWTPTAR
- a CDS encoding CpsD/CapB family tyrosine-protein kinase, with protein sequence MRENVTTGAKSPSSAVPPDRAGAPYELVRAPEVLLGAPLADPNAESFQRLASLLVAESGGSSRVVVVTSALPGEGKSFVALNLALALGARNGERVLLVDADLRRAEPTAWLSPPPSRGLADVLQIRMHLDGAIVSLRESPLRIMPRGRAARDAAALMDSEECRGLFVRLRERFDWIVVDTPPVTPFGDATALGRLSDGVLVVARAGVTPVELYSETLALLEGTRVLGVVLNDLAPNIVDGRSHYHYYYSRYYQRKKEQAGAERNG
- a CDS encoding roadblock/LC7 domain-containing protein, which translates into the protein MDDEGIGGLPRPDAVKGILAAMQQDNPEIAGCALLSDDGLMIECLLPDSLEEGFIQGMAAMLASVGERTSNEMGLGPMEQIIVRGRDGFAVMVGAAEKTYLLVITSSTAKLGLALLDATRAAAEIRKKM